A section of the Flaviflexus equikiangi genome encodes:
- a CDS encoding bifunctional metallophosphatase/5'-nucleotidase, translated as MKHSTTAWATSLALAVALAPSIAYAEPVPENDSVTLLATTDLHGTALDYDYFTGAPFGAANPANARGMDRLSTAITEIRTEQGAESVLLLDNGDANQGNPLQSVYHSNRAPGTIDPIASLLNHLDYDAGVVGNHEFNYGLEDLGQYGDNLDMPLLGANVIEDATGLPYLDPWTMVTKTTTGGQEIDIAVIGVVTPGVRIWDRLTVQGVLTFEDPVVAVQRTVPMVEAAGADVVVVLAHTGLDATGYEWDPADLEENVAKSIATRVSGIDIIVGGHSHVTNKVQEYYTNPEGDEVLFTQPGYHARFLSNVTIPVEMTDGGEPEVVWTESKKPTAVAVNAADYAQDPAIEGVIAPWHDQTLAWVSQVVAQATETMSAATSVHEDTAIVDFISRVQTDEVKRAFAGTDREDLPIVSAAAPFSRTAVFNEGDVTVADMAALYIYDNTLMAVELTGAQLRDYLEYSARYYAQMPEDTVITDWDEVTNALYPGETRGIPDYAYDILSGVDYHINISLPVGERIENLTYPDGTPVGDTDRIALVLNNYRQSGGSGYPHVVDAPIIYNEQKAIRDLMIDWAIESGVIDPADFFVKNWTVSASTTVVEPEPEPEPEPLRGNVFFLSDDWTSTTHSHTFAYGRAGDEVLVGDWDGDGYDTLGVRRGNAFYLTDTLRGGAADHEFRFGRAHDEVLVGNWDGTAGDTLAVRRGNTYYLMNDLKGGAADIEFNYGRTSDEALAGDWDGDRSDTIAVRRDTTFYVVNEPRGGNADVVYNFGRSGDRALAGDFDGDGTDTISLVRGNMFYINNSHRGGVADTTLTFGRIGDAVMVGDWNGDGVDTPGVNRVV; from the coding sequence ATGAAACACTCAACAACGGCATGGGCTACCAGCCTTGCTCTTGCTGTCGCTCTCGCACCATCGATTGCCTACGCGGAGCCGGTGCCGGAGAACGATAGCGTGACGCTGCTAGCCACAACGGACCTGCACGGAACCGCGCTCGACTACGACTATTTCACAGGTGCACCATTCGGGGCTGCCAACCCCGCGAACGCGCGGGGAATGGATCGCCTGTCGACCGCGATCACCGAGATCCGGACCGAGCAGGGAGCGGAGTCCGTCCTGCTCCTCGACAACGGCGACGCGAACCAGGGCAATCCGCTGCAGAGCGTCTACCACTCCAACCGGGCGCCCGGCACGATCGACCCCATCGCATCCCTTCTCAACCATCTCGACTACGATGCTGGAGTCGTCGGCAACCACGAATTCAACTACGGCCTTGAGGATCTCGGCCAATACGGCGACAACCTCGATATGCCGCTGCTGGGCGCGAACGTCATCGAGGACGCAACAGGACTTCCCTACCTCGATCCGTGGACGATGGTGACGAAGACGACCACCGGCGGTCAAGAGATCGATATCGCCGTGATCGGCGTCGTCACTCCCGGCGTGAGGATCTGGGACAGGCTGACCGTGCAGGGCGTCCTCACGTTCGAAGACCCGGTCGTTGCCGTCCAGCGCACCGTGCCGATGGTGGAGGCGGCAGGCGCCGACGTTGTCGTCGTGCTCGCCCACACGGGCCTGGACGCGACAGGCTACGAATGGGATCCTGCCGACCTCGAAGAGAACGTCGCGAAGTCTATCGCGACCCGCGTCTCCGGCATCGACATCATCGTCGGCGGACACTCCCACGTGACGAACAAAGTCCAGGAGTATTACACGAACCCGGAAGGCGATGAGGTGCTGTTCACCCAGCCCGGATACCACGCGCGCTTCCTCTCCAACGTCACCATCCCGGTCGAGATGACCGACGGGGGTGAGCCCGAGGTCGTGTGGACCGAGAGCAAGAAACCCACAGCCGTTGCCGTCAACGCGGCGGACTACGCGCAAGACCCCGCCATCGAGGGAGTCATCGCCCCCTGGCACGATCAGACACTCGCCTGGGTCTCCCAAGTCGTCGCCCAGGCGACAGAGACGATGTCGGCAGCGACATCGGTCCACGAAGACACCGCCATCGTCGACTTCATCTCCCGCGTCCAGACAGACGAAGTGAAGCGCGCTTTCGCCGGCACCGACCGCGAAGACCTCCCCATCGTCTCAGCGGCCGCACCCTTCTCCCGCACCGCCGTCTTCAACGAGGGCGACGTGACCGTGGCTGATATGGCGGCGCTCTACATCTACGACAACACGCTCATGGCAGTCGAACTCACCGGCGCACAGCTTCGTGACTACCTCGAGTACTCAGCCCGCTACTATGCACAGATGCCGGAGGATACCGTCATCACCGACTGGGACGAGGTCACGAACGCCCTCTACCCGGGAGAAACCCGAGGCATCCCCGACTACGCCTACGACATTCTCAGCGGAGTCGACTATCACATCAACATCTCGCTCCCCGTCGGCGAACGGATCGAGAACCTGACCTACCCCGACGGCACCCCCGTCGGAGACACCGATCGCATCGCACTCGTCCTCAACAACTACCGCCAGTCCGGCGGCAGCGGATACCCCCACGTCGTGGATGCTCCCATCATCTACAACGAACAGAAGGCCATCCGCGACCTCATGATCGACTGGGCAATCGAGAGCGGCGTCATCGATCCTGCCGACTTCTTCGTCAAGAACTGGACAGTCTCCGCCTCGACCACCGTGGTCGAGCCGGAGCCCGAGCCCGAGCCCGAGCCGCTGCGCGGAAACGTGTTCTTCCTGTCGGATGACTGGACCTCGACCACTCACTCGCACACCTTCGCCTATGGGCGAGCAGGAGATGAGGTTCTCGTCGGAGACTGGGATGGTGACGGCTACGACACACTCGGCGTCCGCCGAGGCAACGCCTTCTACCTCACCGACACCCTGAGGGGCGGGGCCGCAGACCACGAGTTCCGATTCGGCCGAGCACACGACGAGGTTCTCGTCGGAAACTGGGACGGCACAGCCGGCGACACGCTGGCAGTGCGCCGCGGCAACACGTACTACCTCATGAACGACCTCAAGGGCGGCGCTGCCGACATCGAGTTCAACTATGGTCGCACGAGCGATGAAGCGCTCGCGGGCGACTGGGACGGAGATCGTTCCGACACGATCGCCGTTCGTCGGGACACGACGTTCTACGTCGTCAACGAACCGCGCGGCGGCAACGCCGATGTCGTCTACAACTTCGGCCGCTCCGGCGACCGTGCGTTGGCAGGCGACTTCGACGGCGATGGTACCGACACCATCTCCCTCGTCCGCGGGAACATGTTCTACATCAACAACTCGCACCGCGGCGGCGTCGCAGATACGACTCTGACCTTCGGTCGTATTGGAGATGCTGTCATGGTGGGCGACTGGAACGGCGACGGGGTCGATACCCCCGGAGTGAACCGAGTCGTGTAA
- a CDS encoding argininosuccinate synthase: MSEHKDRVVLAYSGGLDTSVAIGWIAEQTGAEVVTVSVDVGQGGEDLEVIRQRALDCGAVEAYVADARDEFAEEYCMPALAANGLYMDAYPLVSAISRPTIVKHLVTAARQFGATTVAHGCTGKGNDQVRFEVGITSLGPDLQCLAPVRDLALTREFAIEYANKHNLPIETTKNNPFSIDQNVWGRAIETGFLEDIWNAPTKDVYSYTDDPTYPPLPDEVIISFERGIPVAIDGEAVTPLQAIQQLNKRAGAQGIGRIDIVEDRMVGIKSREIYEAPGAMTLIEAHRELENVTLDRDQARFKRTVADQWTNIVYEGQWFSPLKRSLDAYIKDTQEYVSGDIRMTLHGGRATVTGRRSETSLYDFNLATYDAGDTFDQASARGFIEITGLPSKLAAARDAEYGRGEVLGESVLS, from the coding sequence ATGAGCGAACATAAGGATAGGGTCGTTCTCGCCTACTCGGGTGGGCTTGATACCTCCGTCGCAATCGGATGGATTGCGGAACAGACGGGTGCCGAGGTTGTGACCGTGTCCGTCGACGTCGGACAGGGCGGGGAAGACCTCGAGGTCATCCGCCAGCGCGCGCTCGACTGCGGAGCGGTCGAAGCGTACGTGGCTGATGCTCGAGACGAGTTCGCTGAAGAGTACTGCATGCCGGCGCTTGCGGCGAACGGTCTCTACATGGATGCGTACCCGCTCGTGTCGGCGATCTCCCGCCCCACGATCGTCAAGCATCTCGTCACGGCAGCCCGTCAGTTCGGTGCCACGACAGTGGCGCACGGATGTACGGGCAAGGGCAACGACCAGGTGCGCTTCGAGGTCGGCATCACGTCGCTCGGCCCGGACCTGCAGTGCCTCGCTCCCGTCCGTGACCTCGCGCTGACCCGCGAGTTCGCGATCGAGTACGCGAACAAGCACAACCTGCCGATCGAGACGACGAAGAACAATCCGTTCTCCATCGACCAGAACGTCTGGGGCCGTGCCATCGAGACAGGATTCCTCGAGGATATCTGGAACGCCCCCACGAAGGACGTCTACTCCTACACGGACGATCCCACCTATCCTCCGCTCCCGGACGAGGTCATCATCTCGTTCGAGCGTGGCATCCCGGTCGCCATCGACGGTGAAGCCGTCACGCCCCTCCAGGCCATCCAGCAGCTCAACAAGCGTGCCGGCGCCCAGGGCATCGGCCGCATCGACATCGTCGAGGACCGCATGGTCGGCATCAAGTCCCGCGAAATCTATGAGGCGCCGGGCGCGATGACTCTCATCGAGGCCCATCGCGAACTGGAGAACGTCACCCTTGACCGCGACCAGGCACGCTTCAAGCGGACCGTTGCGGACCAGTGGACGAACATCGTCTACGAGGGCCAATGGTTCTCCCCGCTCAAGAGGTCCCTCGATGCCTACATCAAGGACACGCAGGAATACGTGTCGGGCGATATCCGGATGACACTGCACGGCGGACGCGCCACCGTGACAGGCCGCCGCTCGGAAACCTCCCTCTACGACTTCAACCTGGCAACCTACGACGCCGGGGACACATTCGACCAGGCGTCCGCACGCGGCTTCATCGAGATCACCGGACTGCCCAGCAAGCTCGCGGCAGCACGCGACGCCGAATACGGCCGCGGCGAAGTCCTCGGAGAATCAGTCCTGAGCTGA
- a CDS encoding arginine repressor — translation MRTTPTTRAARHAVIAEIINSAHISSQETLRLHLEERGIIVTQATLSRDLDDLRATKVRLSGGRQAYVLPNPDDVPDATVAARDYLERWCRDFLLTAKVAFNQIVLRTPPGAAQILAASVDRAVLDDVLGCIAGDDTVLLITESNERANALATYLLHLAEQRSTEKEK, via the coding sequence ATGAGGACGACGCCGACGACGAGAGCTGCCCGCCATGCGGTGATCGCGGAAATCATCAACAGTGCCCACATCTCTTCCCAGGAGACGCTTCGCCTTCACCTGGAAGAGCGCGGCATCATCGTCACCCAGGCGACACTGTCCCGGGATCTGGACGACCTGCGGGCCACGAAGGTCCGTCTCAGCGGCGGCCGCCAGGCCTACGTGCTGCCCAATCCGGACGACGTCCCCGATGCGACGGTTGCCGCGAGAGACTACCTGGAGCGGTGGTGCCGGGACTTCCTCCTCACCGCGAAAGTGGCGTTCAACCAGATCGTGCTCCGCACGCCCCCCGGGGCGGCACAGATCCTCGCGGCCTCCGTCGACAGGGCGGTCCTCGACGATGTTCTCGGCTGCATTGCCGGTGACGACACCGTCCTCCTCATCACAGAATCCAACGAGAGGGCGAACGCCCTCGCCACGTACCTTCTACACCTTGCCGAACAGCGGTCAACAGAGAAAGAGAAATAA
- a CDS encoding acetylornithine transaminase, which yields MIDQYEAYYQNAFGTPALVMDRGEGVYVWDTEGKKYLDLLAGIAVNALGYGDTSMVEAMVDQAGRLAHVSNFFTTAPQVNLAKRLVSLLVDEGGAPGKVFLANSGAEANEGAMKLAMLHKPGGTIVALEGGFHGRTLGSLSITHKPTIREPFGQIPGCEFIPSEIEALQALGDDVAAIFLEPIQGERGVVPLSPEFLAAARATADRIGALLVIDEIQTGMGRTGRWFAHTEHVRADVVTLAKGLGGGMPVGAIIATGEAADLFTPGSHGSTFGGNPVVAAASLAVLDKVAGLLDQVSATGEWLRGRLESEGFPVRGSGLLLGVTVTDAPGLVVRLRDRGYIVNAPNENTLRLAPPLIITPEELEPFIEDLRDLRGLT from the coding sequence ATGATCGACCAGTACGAGGCCTACTATCAGAATGCGTTCGGCACGCCAGCCCTGGTGATGGACAGGGGCGAGGGCGTGTACGTGTGGGACACGGAGGGCAAGAAGTACCTCGATCTCCTGGCAGGGATCGCTGTCAATGCCCTCGGCTACGGCGACACGTCAATGGTCGAGGCGATGGTGGACCAGGCTGGGCGCCTTGCCCACGTCTCCAACTTCTTCACCACCGCACCACAGGTCAACCTGGCCAAAAGGCTCGTCAGCCTGCTCGTCGACGAGGGCGGCGCACCCGGCAAGGTCTTCCTCGCGAACTCGGGGGCGGAAGCCAATGAGGGTGCGATGAAGCTCGCCATGCTGCACAAGCCTGGCGGGACGATCGTCGCGCTCGAGGGCGGCTTCCATGGCCGCACACTCGGCTCCCTCTCCATCACCCACAAGCCCACCATCCGCGAACCTTTCGGGCAGATACCCGGATGTGAGTTCATTCCGTCCGAGATCGAGGCATTGCAGGCATTGGGCGACGATGTTGCCGCGATCTTCCTCGAACCGATCCAGGGGGAGCGCGGCGTGGTCCCCCTCAGCCCCGAGTTCCTTGCCGCCGCGAGGGCAACCGCTGACAGGATCGGCGCGCTGCTCGTCATCGATGAGATCCAGACGGGCATGGGACGGACCGGGCGGTGGTTCGCCCACACCGAGCATGTGCGGGCAGACGTGGTGACGCTGGCGAAAGGCCTCGGCGGCGGCATGCCCGTGGGCGCGATCATCGCCACGGGCGAGGCCGCGGACCTGTTCACGCCAGGCAGCCACGGTAGCACCTTCGGAGGCAACCCGGTCGTGGCGGCAGCGTCCCTTGCCGTGCTCGACAAGGTCGCAGGCCTGCTCGATCAGGTCTCGGCGACGGGGGAGTGGCTGCGCGGCAGGCTCGAATCCGAGGGCTTCCCCGTTCGGGGCAGCGGCCTCCTGCTCGGTGTCACCGTCACGGACGCCCCCGGGCTGGTCGTCCGGCTCCGCGACCGCGGGTACATCGTCAACGCGCCGAACGAGAACACGCTGCGACTCGCCCCGCCCCTCATCATCACCCCAGAAGAGCTTGAGCCCTTCATCGAGGACTTGCGCGACCTGCGAGGGTTGACATGA
- the argB gene encoding acetylglutamate kinase, giving the protein MSILERLQLAQHKAEVLVEALPWIREFAGQTIVVKYGGNAMVNDELKQAFVHDVMFFHHVGLRPVIVHGGGPQINAMLDRLNITSEFRGGLRVTTPEAMDVVRMVLTGQVQRDLVSLINREAPYAVGLSGEDAGLLTARKRRIVIDGESIDLGQVGDIHEVNPASILDLLDAGRIPVVSTIATDVDGDGILNVNADTAAAAIAASLGATKLLMLTDVEGLYLDWPNTDSLVSDVTAEQVRELLPKLDAGMRPKMEAALYAIDAGVHAAHIIDGRMAHSMLLEIFTNAGVGTLVTKDKA; this is encoded by the coding sequence ATGAGTATTCTTGAAAGACTTCAGCTCGCCCAGCACAAGGCGGAGGTTCTCGTCGAGGCCCTGCCCTGGATCCGGGAGTTCGCAGGCCAGACCATCGTCGTGAAATACGGCGGCAATGCCATGGTCAACGACGAACTGAAACAGGCCTTTGTCCACGACGTCATGTTCTTCCATCACGTCGGATTGCGTCCCGTCATCGTGCATGGCGGCGGGCCGCAGATCAATGCCATGCTCGATCGGCTCAACATCACGTCGGAGTTCCGGGGCGGACTGCGGGTCACGACGCCGGAGGCCATGGACGTGGTCCGGATGGTTCTCACCGGGCAGGTCCAGCGCGATCTGGTCTCCCTCATCAACCGGGAAGCACCCTACGCGGTTGGGCTTTCGGGCGAGGATGCTGGGCTGTTGACCGCGCGCAAGCGGCGGATCGTCATCGACGGGGAGAGCATTGACCTGGGACAGGTCGGCGATATTCACGAAGTGAACCCGGCAAGCATCCTCGACCTTCTGGATGCTGGACGGATCCCGGTCGTCTCGACGATCGCAACCGATGTTGACGGCGACGGGATCCTCAACGTCAACGCAGACACGGCGGCCGCGGCAATCGCCGCCTCCCTCGGTGCGACGAAGCTGCTCATGCTCACCGATGTGGAGGGCCTCTACTTGGATTGGCCCAACACGGACTCCCTCGTCTCTGACGTGACGGCGGAGCAGGTGCGCGAGCTGCTCCCGAAGCTCGATGCGGGAATGAGGCCGAAGATGGAGGCGGCGCTGTACGCGATCGATGCCGGCGTCCATGCGGCCCACATCATCGACGGGCGCATGGCCCACTCGATGCTCCTCGAGATCTTCACCAATGCCGGTGTCGGCACTCTCGTCACGAAGGACAAAGCATGA
- the argJ gene encoding bifunctional glutamate N-acetyltransferase/amino-acid acetyltransferase ArgJ translates to MITYPQGFRASGVTAGLKASGKPDMALVVNDGPDHVAAGVFTTNRVVAWPVTWSRQAVADGRLAAVVLNSGNANVATPGGMAITEATARAVAAALSCEPRDVGVCSTGVIGTMLTADPLVAGVEMAVPLLSSEGSSAAAEAIMTTDTRKKEATFEAGFRIGGMAKGAGMIAPGMATMLCVITTDAVIDADEANEALAAATSHTFNRIDVDGCMSTNDTVLLLASGASGIAPDPAVFREGLTAVCADLARQMIADAEGASHDILITVTNSATEAGALAVARAVAQSNLFKCAVFGNDPNWGRIISAAGTVPEAVAPFDPADLAVIINGVAVAEHGVDTGRRDEVDMAANREVTVEIQLGSGNESAHIWTNDLTYDYVTENSAYTT, encoded by the coding sequence GTGATCACCTATCCCCAAGGATTCCGAGCATCCGGTGTGACAGCCGGCCTCAAAGCATCCGGTAAGCCGGACATGGCTCTGGTCGTCAACGACGGTCCCGACCATGTCGCTGCCGGCGTCTTCACGACCAACCGCGTCGTCGCGTGGCCGGTGACATGGTCGAGGCAGGCAGTGGCGGATGGTCGGCTGGCGGCCGTGGTCCTCAACTCGGGCAACGCGAATGTTGCCACTCCGGGCGGGATGGCCATCACAGAGGCAACCGCACGGGCCGTGGCCGCTGCCCTGTCGTGCGAACCGAGAGACGTCGGCGTGTGTTCGACCGGCGTGATCGGGACGATGCTGACGGCTGACCCGCTTGTCGCGGGAGTTGAGATGGCAGTTCCGCTCCTCTCGTCCGAGGGCTCCTCCGCGGCGGCCGAGGCCATCATGACGACGGACACGCGCAAGAAGGAAGCGACCTTTGAAGCGGGCTTCCGCATTGGCGGGATGGCGAAAGGCGCGGGCATGATAGCCCCCGGCATGGCGACCATGCTGTGCGTCATCACAACCGATGCTGTTATCGACGCCGATGAGGCGAATGAGGCATTGGCTGCCGCGACGAGCCACACGTTCAACCGGATCGATGTGGATGGCTGCATGTCGACGAACGATACGGTTCTGCTCCTGGCCAGCGGCGCGTCCGGGATCGCTCCCGATCCTGCCGTCTTCCGGGAGGGGCTGACAGCCGTCTGCGCGGATCTGGCACGGCAGATGATCGCAGATGCTGAGGGCGCCAGCCACGACATCCTGATCACCGTGACGAATTCCGCCACCGAGGCGGGAGCACTGGCAGTCGCGCGGGCCGTGGCCCAGTCGAACCTGTTCAAGTGCGCCGTGTTCGGCAATGACCCGAACTGGGGCAGGATCATCTCTGCCGCGGGAACAGTGCCGGAAGCGGTCGCACCTTTCGACCCTGCCGATCTCGCCGTCATCATCAACGGTGTGGCCGTTGCCGAGCACGGCGTGGACACCGGCAGGCGCGACGAGGTGGATATGGCGGCGAACCGTGAGGTCACGGTCGAGATCCAGCTCGGATCCGGCAACGAGAGCGCACACATATGGACCAACGACCTGACGTATGACTACGTCACGGAGAATTCGGCGTATACGACATGA
- the argC gene encoding N-acetyl-gamma-glutamyl-phosphate reductase has translation MTMVSVAGASGYAGGEALRLILAHPDLEIGALAAHSSRGPIGDYQPHLLPIADRELVELDPARLADSDVVILGLPHGASGEITAQILDINPDVRMVDLGADHRLENADDWESFYGSGWSEPWAYAMPELMRTGMSQRDILASSTLIASPGCNASAVTFAAQPAISSGIASGTGIVASLAVGYSGAGKAMKSHLMASEAIGSLMPYAVGGTHRHIPEIVQNLRHAGGTLNSLSFTPVLAPVVRGIIATVSIPVHPGTNSSDVTEAYRSAYEGEPFVRWSETPPTTGVVTGSNAALVHAVLDRDGERLTAICTIDNLVKGTAGAAIQSLNLSLGLPETVGLTSIGVAP, from the coding sequence ATGACGATGGTATCTGTAGCAGGAGCGAGCGGCTATGCGGGCGGCGAAGCGCTCCGGCTGATTCTTGCTCACCCCGACCTTGAGATCGGCGCTCTCGCCGCGCACTCCTCGCGCGGCCCGATCGGCGACTATCAGCCGCATCTCCTCCCCATTGCGGACCGTGAGCTCGTCGAGCTCGACCCCGCCAGGCTGGCCGACTCCGACGTGGTGATCCTCGGGCTTCCGCATGGTGCCTCCGGGGAGATCACGGCACAGATCCTCGATATCAACCCGGACGTTCGCATGGTCGACCTCGGTGCCGATCATCGTCTGGAGAACGCCGACGACTGGGAGAGCTTCTACGGCAGCGGCTGGTCGGAGCCGTGGGCGTATGCCATGCCGGAGCTCATGCGCACGGGCATGTCCCAGCGTGACATCCTGGCATCGTCGACTCTGATCGCCTCACCTGGATGCAATGCATCCGCCGTGACATTCGCGGCCCAGCCCGCCATCTCATCCGGCATCGCCTCCGGCACCGGCATCGTCGCCTCCCTCGCGGTCGGCTACTCGGGCGCCGGGAAGGCGATGAAGTCCCATCTCATGGCCTCGGAAGCGATCGGCAGTCTCATGCCGTACGCCGTGGGCGGCACCCACCGCCACATCCCCGAGATCGTGCAGAACCTGCGGCACGCGGGCGGCACTCTCAACAGCCTGTCCTTCACCCCGGTGCTTGCGCCCGTGGTCCGCGGCATCATCGCCACCGTCTCCATCCCCGTCCATCCCGGCACCAACTCCTCTGACGTCACGGAAGCCTACCGGTCTGCATATGAGGGTGAACCGTTCGTCCGGTGGAGCGAGACACCGCCGACAACGGGTGTCGTCACGGGCTCGAATGCTGCTCTCGTCCATGCCGTCCTCGACCGCGACGGGGAGCGCCTCACGGCGATCTGCACGATCGACAATCTGGTCAAGGGAACGGCCGGGGCCGCGATCCAGTCCCTCAACCTTTCTCTCGGCCTGCCCGAGACCGTGGGCCTGACGAGCATCGGAGTGGCGCCGTGA
- a CDS encoding carboxymuconolactone decarboxylase family protein — protein sequence MGTSTRLYLERQHPLVYRAALSFADAATRAAAEAGLGRDLVELINVRCSQINACPSCLKAHVPQAVRAGVDSVKLAVLPSWRDAGIFEPKERAVLEIAELVTQMPGDRHSQERYDEAAAVLTPDQLSAVAWVATAINAFNRISVTSGHPVD from the coding sequence ATGGGAACGTCGACGCGTCTTTATCTTGAACGGCAGCATCCGCTCGTCTATCGAGCGGCGTTGAGCTTCGCCGACGCGGCCACCAGAGCCGCCGCTGAGGCGGGCCTGGGCAGAGATCTGGTCGAGCTGATCAATGTCCGCTGTTCGCAGATCAATGCGTGCCCCTCCTGCCTCAAGGCGCACGTGCCGCAGGCCGTCCGTGCGGGCGTGGATTCAGTCAAGCTCGCGGTCCTGCCGTCGTGGCGTGACGCGGGGATCTTCGAACCGAAGGAGCGGGCAGTCCTCGAGATCGCCGAGCTTGTCACTCAGATGCCGGGCGATCGGCACTCGCAGGAGCGCTATGACGAGGCGGCCGCAGTCCTCACTCCCGACCAGCTCTCGGCCGTCGCCTGGGTTGCCACGGCCATCAACGCCTTCAATAGGATCTCTGTCACGTCCGGGCATCCCGTCGACTAG